From the Leucobacter tenebrionis genome, one window contains:
- a CDS encoding purine-cytosine permease family protein: MSTDPVNSSGAADARSGDSTTALGHDDYSLTRVPRSARYSWVTVAVQRFGQLSALGNFFLAAMIGMGMDFWSAILAITIGSVLLEVVTIFLGIAGMREGLSTSVLARWTGFGAKGSALVGVAMAVSLTGWFAVQNEVFAQGLFSIVPQVPLWAWCLVGGALVTIITARGFNFMKWVAYITVPAFLIVTVWAFAVEVSKHSLSALVSSPPPGAPISLAVGTTIVAGGFIVGAIFTPDMARFNRNRRDVVLQTVIGVTLGEYVVGVIGVLLAHAVKVATEDSAGQVVAIIQSSSGLLGVIVLVASILKVNDWNLYPSSLGIANAVEVFFRRRVNRATVAVVLGALGSILSAFGFANQFQGFLTELGILFPPIAAIIVADYYVLKTWRPELDESRERGALPDAVVNWVPAGLIAWVIGYLVGKFVTFGVPSINSLVIAFAAYLVLGKLGLAGKPRAPRKA; the protein is encoded by the coding sequence ATGAGCACAGATCCGGTGAACTCCTCCGGCGCAGCGGACGCGCGGAGCGGCGACTCCACGACCGCCCTCGGCCACGATGACTACTCGCTCACGCGGGTGCCCCGGTCCGCCCGCTACTCGTGGGTCACGGTCGCCGTGCAGCGGTTCGGACAGCTCTCGGCCCTCGGCAACTTCTTCCTGGCCGCGATGATCGGCATGGGCATGGACTTCTGGAGCGCGATCCTCGCGATCACCATCGGCTCAGTGCTGCTCGAGGTGGTCACCATCTTCCTGGGCATCGCCGGCATGCGCGAGGGGCTCTCGACCTCGGTGCTCGCGCGGTGGACCGGGTTCGGAGCCAAGGGGTCGGCCCTCGTCGGCGTCGCGATGGCGGTGAGCCTCACGGGCTGGTTCGCGGTACAGAACGAAGTGTTCGCGCAGGGTCTGTTCTCGATCGTCCCCCAGGTGCCGCTCTGGGCCTGGTGCCTCGTGGGTGGCGCGCTCGTCACGATCATCACCGCCCGAGGCTTCAACTTCATGAAGTGGGTCGCCTACATCACCGTACCGGCGTTCCTGATCGTCACCGTGTGGGCCTTCGCCGTCGAGGTGTCGAAGCACTCCCTTTCGGCGCTCGTCAGCTCGCCGCCGCCCGGCGCGCCGATCTCTCTGGCCGTGGGTACCACGATCGTCGCCGGCGGCTTCATCGTCGGTGCGATCTTCACCCCCGATATGGCGCGCTTCAACCGCAATCGCCGTGACGTCGTGCTGCAGACCGTGATCGGCGTGACCCTCGGGGAGTACGTCGTCGGTGTGATCGGCGTGCTGCTCGCGCACGCGGTGAAGGTCGCCACCGAGGACAGCGCCGGCCAGGTGGTCGCGATCATCCAGTCGTCCTCGGGCCTGCTGGGCGTCATCGTGCTCGTCGCCTCGATTCTGAAGGTGAACGACTGGAATCTCTACCCGTCCTCACTGGGTATCGCGAACGCCGTCGAGGTCTTCTTCCGCCGCCGCGTGAACCGCGCGACCGTCGCGGTGGTGCTCGGTGCACTGGGCTCGATCCTCTCGGCTTTCGGCTTCGCCAACCAGTTCCAGGGCTTCCTCACGGAGCTCGGGATCCTCTTCCCGCCGATCGCGGCGATCATCGTGGCCGACTACTACGTGCTCAAGACCTGGCGGCCCGAACTCGACGAGTCGCGCGAGCGCGGGGCGCTGCCCGACGCCGTCGTGAACTGGGTTCCGGCGGGCCTCATCGCCTGGGTAATCGGGTACCTGGTGGGCAAGTTCGTCACTTTCGGCGTGCCGAGCATCAACTCCCTGGTGATCGCGTTCGCGGCCTACCTCGTGCTCGGCAAGCTGGGACTCGCGGGCAAACCGCGCGCACCGCGCAAAGCGTAG
- a CDS encoding DUF917 domain-containing protein, which translates to MSGAQTTQGNERLSAIRLEDIDDIARGAAILGAGGGGDPFLGSLLAKHAIEQHGPVPLVDPTDVPDDALVLPVAIMGAPTVIVERPPAGDELPRAVEAISRRIGRPVTHIAFFEAGGLNSMTPIQVAAQTGLPLIDADGMGRAFPELQMVSFSLEGISASPMALADDKGNVVLLEAADNVWAERLARVSTVEMGCGAPIALYPHSGTQTKTAQVPRTVTLARDIGRLIRETRAAHGDPAVTVTERFSGRVLLRGKVTDTQRSTSGGFVRGSSTIEGFGDDEGSRLQLEFQNENLVAVRDGRLIATVPDLICVLDADTGEPITTEALRYGFRVTVIGLPCDPRWRTEQGLALVGPRYFGYDVDYVPVESA; encoded by the coding sequence ATGAGCGGGGCGCAGACGACGCAGGGGAACGAGCGGTTGAGCGCGATCCGCCTCGAAGACATCGACGACATCGCGCGCGGGGCGGCCATCCTCGGCGCGGGCGGAGGCGGGGATCCGTTCCTGGGCTCCCTGCTCGCGAAGCACGCCATCGAGCAGCACGGTCCCGTGCCACTCGTCGATCCGACCGATGTTCCCGACGACGCCCTCGTACTGCCCGTCGCGATCATGGGCGCTCCCACGGTGATCGTGGAGCGGCCGCCGGCGGGCGATGAACTGCCGCGGGCGGTCGAGGCGATCTCGCGTCGGATCGGGCGCCCCGTGACCCACATCGCGTTCTTCGAGGCCGGCGGCCTGAACTCGATGACGCCCATCCAGGTCGCGGCGCAAACGGGCCTGCCCCTCATCGACGCCGACGGCATGGGACGGGCCTTCCCCGAACTGCAGATGGTGTCGTTCTCGCTCGAGGGCATCTCGGCCTCCCCGATGGCGCTCGCCGACGACAAGGGCAACGTCGTGCTGCTCGAGGCCGCGGACAACGTGTGGGCCGAACGCCTTGCGCGGGTGTCGACGGTCGAGATGGGCTGCGGGGCGCCGATCGCGCTCTACCCGCACTCCGGCACCCAGACCAAGACGGCGCAGGTGCCGCGCACCGTCACCCTGGCACGCGACATCGGCCGCCTCATCCGCGAGACCCGCGCCGCGCACGGGGACCCCGCGGTAACCGTGACGGAGCGCTTCAGCGGGCGCGTGCTGCTGCGCGGCAAGGTGACCGACACGCAGCGCAGCACTTCGGGCGGTTTCGTGCGGGGCAGCTCGACGATCGAGGGCTTCGGCGACGACGAGGGCTCGCGCTTGCAGCTGGAGTTCCAGAACGAGAACCTGGTGGCCGTCCGTGACGGCCGCCTCATCGCGACGGTGCCCGATCTCATCTGCGTGCTCGACGCCGACACCGGTGAGCCCATCACCACCGAGGCGCTCCGCTACGGGTTCCGGGTCACCGTGATCGGCCTCCCCTGCGACCCCCGCTGGCGCACCGAGCAGGGCCTCGCCCTGGTGGGACCCCGCTACTTCGGTTACGACGTGGACTACGTGCCGGTCGAATCGGCGTAG
- a CDS encoding hydantoinase/oxoprolinase N-terminal domain-containing protein — protein sequence MHIGIDVGGTNTDSVLMDGRRLVASAKQPTTGDVTEGITAALRSVLSEAPERIEAVSVGTTHFTNAVVQGRGLARTAAVRLGLPASAGVPPMTGWPQRLSSALGGHRFLCHGGYEYDGREISPLDPDELKRVAEQLGRDGVESAAITSIFSPVNADLEQRAAEILRAELPDLRVSLSHEIGRIGLVERENATIINAALLPVADRTVDAIGEALRFLGIDAPLYLSQNDGTLMDREYVRRYPVATFAAGPTNSMRGAALLSGLDDCVVVDIGGTTADVGAVVAGFPRQATTAVDIAGVRTNFRMPDVVSVGIGGGSLVTLDGTSAQVGPESVGYRLPSAALVFGGGTLTATDVAVAAGAADIGDRSAVRHLDPALVRTAMRSIAERIGALADTMRTSAADTPVVLVGGGSVLLPGDLPGFNTIVRPGEHASVANAIGAAIAQVGGEVDRMFVLERESRERALEEAKAEAIEQAVAAGADPRTVEVVDIDEIPISYLPGGVTRVRVKAVGELALGGVR from the coding sequence ATGCACATCGGAATCGACGTAGGCGGCACCAATACCGATTCGGTGCTGATGGACGGGCGCCGACTCGTCGCGTCGGCCAAGCAGCCGACCACCGGAGACGTGACGGAGGGGATCACGGCTGCGCTGCGCTCGGTACTCTCCGAGGCGCCAGAACGGATCGAGGCCGTCTCCGTCGGCACGACGCACTTCACGAACGCGGTCGTGCAGGGTCGCGGTCTCGCCCGAACCGCAGCCGTGCGGCTCGGTCTGCCCGCGAGCGCCGGCGTGCCGCCGATGACTGGCTGGCCGCAGAGACTCTCCTCGGCACTGGGCGGGCATCGCTTCCTGTGTCACGGCGGCTATGAGTACGACGGCCGCGAGATCTCACCGCTGGATCCCGATGAGCTGAAGCGGGTCGCCGAGCAGCTCGGGCGCGACGGCGTCGAGTCCGCGGCCATCACGTCGATCTTCTCGCCGGTGAATGCCGATCTCGAGCAGCGGGCGGCCGAGATTCTGCGCGCGGAACTACCCGACCTGCGGGTCTCGCTGTCGCACGAGATCGGGCGCATCGGCCTCGTCGAACGCGAGAACGCCACCATCATCAACGCCGCACTGCTGCCTGTCGCCGACCGCACGGTCGACGCGATCGGCGAGGCGCTGCGCTTTCTCGGCATCGACGCACCGCTGTATCTCTCGCAGAACGACGGCACCCTGATGGACCGGGAATACGTTCGCCGCTATCCCGTGGCCACCTTCGCGGCGGGGCCGACCAACTCCATGCGAGGCGCTGCGCTGCTCTCGGGGCTGGACGACTGCGTCGTCGTCGACATCGGAGGCACCACCGCCGATGTGGGAGCCGTCGTGGCGGGGTTCCCCAGACAGGCGACGACCGCGGTGGACATTGCGGGAGTGCGCACCAACTTCCGCATGCCCGACGTGGTCTCTGTCGGAATCGGCGGCGGCAGCCTCGTGACGCTCGATGGAACGAGCGCACAGGTGGGGCCGGAGAGCGTCGGTTACCGCCTCCCCTCGGCGGCGCTCGTGTTCGGGGGTGGGACTCTCACAGCCACCGACGTCGCGGTCGCCGCCGGTGCGGCCGACATCGGAGACCGCTCGGCGGTGCGCCATCTCGATCCCGCTCTGGTGCGAACGGCGATGAGGTCGATCGCCGAACGGATCGGCGCCCTCGCTGACACGATGCGCACCTCGGCCGCCGACACTCCGGTGGTGCTCGTCGGCGGCGGCAGCGTACTCCTACCCGGCGACCTCCCGGGCTTCAACACGATCGTGCGCCCGGGCGAGCACGCCTCGGTCGCGAACGCGATCGGCGCGGCCATCGCACAGGTCGGCGGCGAGGTCGATCGCATGTTCGTGCTTGAGCGCGAGTCGCGGGAGCGCGCCCTCGAGGAGGCGAAGGCCGAGGCGATCGAGCAGGCGGTCGCCGCGGGCGCCGACCCGCGAACGGTCGAGGTCGTGGACATCGATGAGATCCCGATCTCCTATCTGCCCGGCGGAGTCACGCGCGTGCGCGTGAAGGCCGTGGGAGAACTGGCGCTGGGAGGAGTCCGATGA
- a CDS encoding DUF1684 domain-containing protein, protein MTDTERAEDRDAWIEWVEGRERAVAGPIGNLALVAFQPIGAAPADLQGFPAQVWREPGEAGARVRPTGQGLELATEPAGWEPVSEETFVARLGADGLPLLRAGGRTADVFSLDGSDYEIRLYDEASPKLAAFAGISVYDYDPAWRVSARLEAYDANSQVPWEFTRSTDTGHTKTVPGVIVAEIAGRGYELTAFADGGQLVLVFADETSGRESYAPGRFLRFDPPANDSGELVLDFNRAFIPPCGFSDFYSCPIPPAQNRIAAPVRAGEQRVLWRD, encoded by the coding sequence ATGACGGACACGGAGCGCGCTGAGGATCGGGACGCCTGGATCGAGTGGGTCGAGGGCCGCGAGCGGGCGGTTGCCGGACCGATCGGCAACCTCGCCCTCGTTGCCTTCCAGCCGATCGGAGCGGCACCCGCCGATCTGCAGGGGTTCCCGGCGCAGGTCTGGCGCGAGCCTGGCGAGGCCGGCGCGAGGGTGCGTCCGACCGGGCAGGGACTTGAGCTCGCCACCGAACCCGCCGGCTGGGAGCCCGTGAGCGAGGAGACCTTCGTCGCGCGACTCGGCGCCGATGGACTGCCGTTGCTGCGGGCGGGCGGGCGCACCGCAGATGTCTTCAGCCTCGACGGCAGCGACTACGAGATCCGCCTCTACGACGAGGCCTCGCCCAAGCTCGCGGCGTTCGCCGGTATCTCCGTATACGATTACGATCCGGCATGGCGCGTGAGCGCCCGGCTCGAGGCGTACGATGCGAACTCCCAGGTGCCGTGGGAGTTCACGCGTTCCACCGATACAGGGCACACGAAGACCGTGCCCGGGGTGATCGTGGCCGAGATCGCGGGCCGGGGCTACGAGCTCACGGCCTTCGCCGACGGCGGTCAGCTCGTGCTGGTGTTCGCCGACGAGACGAGCGGCCGCGAGTCGTACGCGCCCGGCCGCTTCCTGCGATTCGATCCTCCCGCGAACGACAGTGGCGAGCTGGTGCTCGACTTCAACCGCGCCTTCATCCCACCCTGCGGGTTCAGCGACTTCTACAGCTGCCCCATCCCTCCGGCGCAGAACCGGATCGCCGCTCCCGTGCGTGCGGGTGAGCAGCGGGTGCTCTGGCGCGACTGA
- a CDS encoding 3-oxoacid CoA-transferase subunit B translates to MTTRISRQDLAARIAADIPEGSIVNLGIGAPTLVADYLPEDEEIILHTENGMLGMGPSPEPGRVDPDLINAGKQAVTALAGAAYFHHADSFGMMRGGHLDVCVLGAFQVAENGDLANWSTGAPGAIPAVGGAMDLAIGAKDVYVMTDLLTKQGESKLVVNCSYPLTGVGCVSRVYTDHAVFDVTPNGFAVRELFGDNTIEELRELTGLELGDATDRKDDAV, encoded by the coding sequence ATGACCACGCGCATCAGCAGGCAGGATCTCGCGGCGCGCATCGCCGCCGACATTCCGGAGGGTTCGATCGTGAACCTCGGGATCGGGGCGCCGACCCTGGTCGCCGACTACTTGCCCGAGGATGAGGAGATCATCCTGCACACCGAGAACGGGATGCTTGGCATGGGGCCTTCCCCCGAGCCGGGGCGGGTGGATCCCGACCTCATCAACGCGGGCAAGCAGGCCGTCACCGCGCTCGCCGGCGCGGCCTACTTCCATCACGCCGATTCCTTCGGGATGATGCGCGGCGGTCACCTCGACGTCTGCGTGCTCGGGGCCTTCCAGGTGGCGGAGAACGGGGATCTGGCGAATTGGTCGACGGGCGCCCCGGGTGCGATCCCGGCCGTCGGAGGCGCGATGGATCTCGCGATCGGCGCCAAGGACGTCTACGTGATGACCGACCTGCTCACCAAGCAGGGGGAGTCGAAGCTCGTCGTGAACTGCTCCTACCCGCTCACGGGCGTCGGCTGCGTGTCACGGGTCTACACGGATCACGCAGTGTTCGACGTCACCCCGAACGGGTTCGCGGTGCGCGAGCTGTTCGGCGACAACACGATCGAGGAGCTGCGCGAGC
- a CDS encoding 3-oxoacid CoA-transferase subunit A, whose product MIDKRVRSVEEAVSGIQDGATVMIGGFGRAGQPVELIDALIEQGASDLTIVSNNAGNGDVGLAALLAKRRVRKIICSFPRQSDSWVFDGLYREGGIELELVPQGNLAERIRAAGAGIGAFFTPTGVGTQLAEGKETREIDGRLYALEYPIRADFALISARKADRWGNLVYRETARNFGPIMATAASTAIVQVDEFVELGEIDPETVVTPGIFVDRVVAVGERGWLRDGEFVGGVDLEGNPISSGGEAFAGSGSAAAAALGEKTKEGSR is encoded by the coding sequence ATGATCGACAAGAGAGTCCGGTCTGTCGAGGAGGCCGTGTCCGGCATCCAAGACGGTGCAACCGTGATGATCGGCGGCTTCGGCCGCGCTGGGCAGCCCGTCGAGCTCATCGACGCGCTCATCGAACAGGGCGCCTCAGACCTCACGATCGTCAGCAACAACGCGGGCAACGGCGACGTGGGACTCGCGGCTCTGCTCGCGAAGCGTCGCGTGCGCAAGATCATCTGCTCGTTCCCCCGGCAGTCCGATTCGTGGGTGTTCGACGGCCTGTACCGGGAGGGAGGCATCGAACTCGAGCTCGTGCCGCAGGGCAACCTCGCCGAGCGCATCCGTGCCGCGGGCGCCGGGATCGGCGCGTTCTTCACCCCCACGGGTGTGGGCACGCAACTCGCCGAGGGCAAGGAGACGCGCGAGATCGACGGCCGCCTCTACGCCCTGGAGTACCCGATCCGCGCCGACTTCGCCCTGATCAGCGCGCGCAAGGCGGATCGCTGGGGCAACCTCGTCTACCGCGAGACCGCGCGCAACTTCGGGCCGATCATGGCGACCGCGGCGAGCACCGCGATCGTGCAGGTCGATGAGTTCGTCGAACTCGGGGAGATCGACCCCGAGACCGTCGTCACCCCCGGCATCTTCGTCGACCGCGTCGTCGCGGTCGGTGAGCGGGGCTGGCTGCGCGACGGCGAGTTCGTCGGCGGGGTGGACCTGGAGGGGAACCCGATTTCAAGCGGTGGCGAAGCATTCGCCGGATCGGGTTCGGCCGCCGCAGCGGCCCTCGGTGAGAAGACGAAGGAGGGATCGCGATGA